From a single Penaeus vannamei isolate JL-2024 chromosome 25, ASM4276789v1, whole genome shotgun sequence genomic region:
- the MED14 gene encoding mediator of RNA polymerase II transcription subunit 14 isoform X2, whose translation MAPTPTPAPLESGSGGGPMETVGSMGGQMGTISLGVLIQYINQRTYSDLLNLAEILPRKSDLEKKIDIVQYAQRTRQLYVRLLALVKWAASASKVDKCCHIMALLEKQNNLFTYTADKLYHMTKENLVCARLPHFHIPAAVETLTTGSYDRLPLTIRQRILPPEPITALERKQTLTRLEQIIQHRLVTTELPPQMRTSRIENGRVKFTVEHEFEVSLTLMGDSITEPWRLLEIEILVEDKETGDGKALVHRRQVLFIHHLIQSRLQDNPKPLHETYMVLHSFCQALQLEVLFVQTQKLLEDRLDFHIRIEEYLQGRSLTLTYWRELTQRDPSAQLGYRLTVQVDPTEPSKPLMVLHTPSLGSKESEIAERAIRSDHLSIERLLVHTIYLRTKIRLSELKQEMDSKLGNDAEKCQLSGSPAVLHVPILQPNLRSEQLLITVDTHTGVLLPHIPQYDNCHIISDLQSALNHDKSKVDDLISELRYWLMVRRTEKTLQHLPATAHERLPLMYFATHPLNSLGKHKVFITFHKHPGYVVIVEFCEKEGSPCEIEQSLYFMVVKQASIEDNPNDDTVQTALPKSYMRAYDLVKLDSFVCTHGPSTKVDEPGERALGGKRKLQQRAEPASKRVKVPAYFLPDVAQCVAMSDMKLPLTHLSLKLRERSVFNTGEQVEEGGMGVLLRLIDLPSVEGLSSDTVIALRKNLLSSSIRIQVPQFKGSRVFGMEYLFTNCPVTSQHSREQGPRRAAYFTYEVTENVNSTVDAILADWTVISQLYQLVLTFAAHLSASRAGVESAGSSSSCSSSGANPKSLSEMVRVKSFNYKSMTLAYGPSYDAFVIIRYNAEKKAFTLSFGMSGEGVWATNPHTVMQDQLQDLVNHRGHMGLVDLATTLHHTYQPLLAISKLSPTLHLGVIDKRQQPIKNLTVLPQSPTRVSIVYRNIYCLNVDMLPNGLVAIRDGAFSSFETSKLIEEFIPVQGLKAFLSKYVDETAINRRRSQSEDDNPPTPIPLDDNPWPTPKAASPARHGPMTPPISSNPHTPASPHPVGMTQTSGHGGFVSSPATSGFSLASPPSLPGMNPSPAMLPHQSPSSGFLGANSPSAPQYNVASPVGFLAPSPLGPHSVPMHSPASALMQGPAGGASYTSRVLPNKPYAAAVPTVLTHDAFHTLCSPVQVDEGSDTSLQCVVEQFLGLTYIKRHFQQLCKSCEVIKPVGGFEPGSIQCKIETLCCQLLVHSTPSYSLSLKLQPVPEHVDQWTTEELQVLEKFFSVKVPIPPYRLYAVHSFYSILRFPVRVLKDCIRIMQLELMPTPQQQQQMKCSVHWCLTNPPIGPQIAPPGHYIVVVSRSKILFFLQLTRTNLQLPPDTEPPNLMLPLVYDSNSNKTQIAERRDQGNVTFQIVNEIMSRAAVQPNEISLFPCVRELLCNLTLGPDGNAVAAPPTSVGQGTPTSSGGTVPPSLASPHLTSPHMGSPLTPGSSAATPGVQVSMTPTMSQGMISTSGTVTTNVSSLSTPGMVSSLSSGSHFTGPKQGTTAGHMQQTMTTMGPLGPQGMQPMQSAMTMTGMQPGHMQQPMTSMAGGMMQPGAHGMQGGPGGVQSMAGGPGGIQGMSAMQGGPGGMQGGPGGMQVGPAGMQGGPGGMQGGPGSMQGGPGGMQGGPGGMQGGFGSGMMGQFNR comes from the exons ATGGCGCCAACACCAACTCCAGCCCCTCtggagagtgggagtggaggtggcCCCATGGAGACTGTGGGGTCAATGGGGGGCCAGATGGGAACCATATCCTTAGGGGTTCTCATTCAGTATATTAACCAGAGAACCTATTCAGATCTGCTCAATTTAGCAGAAAT tttgccTAGGAAAAGTGATTTAGAAAAGAAGATAGACATAGTTCAATATGCCCAACGGACTAGACAGCTTTATGTTCGTCTCTTGGCCTTGGTCAAATGGGCAGCCAGTGCTTCAAAAGTGGATAAATGCTGT CATATTATGGCACTGTTGGAAAAGCAAAATAATCTCTTTACCTACACAGCTGATAAGCTGTACCACATGACCAAAGAAAACTTAGTATGTGCTCGTCTTCCTCACTTTCACATCCCAGCTGCTGTAGAAACACTCACTACTG GTTCATATGACAGGTTACCATTAACCATACGGCAGCGTATCCTTCCACCAGAGCCAATCACCGCATTGGAACGCAAACAAACACTAACTCGGTTGGAACAGATCATTCAGCATCGTTTGGTTACAACTGAGCTTCCACCACAAATGAGGACAAGCAGA ATTGAAAATGGTCGTGTAAAGTTCACCGTGGAGCATGAGTTTGAAGTTAGTCTCACTCTCATGGGAGATAGCATAACTGAGCCTTGGAGGCTTCTGGAAATTGAAATTCTGGTTGAAGACAAGGAAACTGGGGATGGCAAAGCTCTTGTTCATCGAAGACAG GTACTATTTATTCATCACCTCATTCAGTCAAGATTACAGGACAACCCAAAACCTTTACATGAGACCTACATGGTTCTACACTCTTTCTGTCAGGCATTGCAACTGGAGGTCCTTTTTGTGCAAACACAGAAG CTCTTGGAGGACAGACTGGACTTCCACATTCGTATTGAGGAATACTTACAAGGAAGGTCCCTCACCTTGACCTACTGGAGAGAGTTGACACAGCGTGATCCCTCAGCTCAGTTAGGATACAGACTCACTGTACAGGTTGATCCTACAGAGCCCTCAAAGCCACTAATGGTGTTGCATACACCATCCTTAGGATCTAAG GAATCGGAGATTGCTGAACGTGCTATCCGTAGTGACCACTTGTCAATTGAGAGATTATTAGTTCATACAATTTATCTAAGGACAAAGATTCGGCTTTCtgaactgaagcaagaaatggatTCTAAGCTAGGAAATGATGCTgaaaaat GTCAGCTTAGTGGATCTCCAGCAGTGCTTCATGTGCCCATCCTCCAACCAAATCTAAGATCTGAACAGCTGTTAATCACTGTGGACACTCACACAGGGGTGCTTTTACCTCACATCCCACAGTATGACAACTGCCACATAATTTCAGACTTGCAAAGTGCTCTGAACCATGACAAATCAAAAGTGGATGATTTGATCTCAGAACTCAG ATACTGGCTCATGGTACGTCGCACAGAAAAAACCCTGCAGCATCTTCCGGCAACAGCCCATGAACGTCTGCCTCTCATGTATTTTGCCACACATCCACTAAATTCCCTTGGCAAGCACAAGGTCTTTATTACATTCCACAAACATCCTGGATATGTTGTG ATTGTAGAGTTctgtgagaaagaaggaagtccATGTGAAATAGAGCAAAGCCTCTATTTTATGGTAGTCAAACAAGCAAGTATTGAGGACAACCCAAATGATGACACAGTGCAAACAGCACTGCCCAAGTCTTACATGCGGGCATATGACCTTGTGAAACTGGATTCTTTTGTGTGCACACATGGACCTTCTACCAAAGTTGATG AGCCAGGAGAAAGAGCCTTGGGAGGTAAGAGAAAACTACAGCAGCGAGCAGAGCCAGCTAGCAAGAGAGTCAAGGTGCCAGCCTACTTCTTGCCAGATGTAGCCCAATGTGTTGCTATGAGTGATATGAAACTACCTCTTACACACTTATCACTCAAG CTTCGTGAAAGGAGTGTGTTCAACACTGGAGAACAAGTAGAGGAAGGCGGTATGGGAGTGCTTCTACGATTGATTGATCTGCCATCAGTTGAAGGCTTATCTTCTGACACTGTGATAGCTTTAAGAAAaaaccttctctcttcttccatcagaATTCAAGTTCCG CAATTCAAAGGTTCTCGGGTCTTTGGAATGGAGTACCTGTTTACAAACTGCCCTGTGACAAGCCAGCACTCTCGTGAGCAAGGACCACGTCGTGCAGCATACTTTACCTATGAAGTAACAGAAAATGTGAACAGTACAGTAGATGCCATATTGGCGGATTGGACTGTTATCTCACAGCTGTATCAGCTGGTTCTCACATTTGCAGCTCATCTGTCAGCTTCCAGAG CTGGTGTTGAATCAGCTGGAAGTAGCAGTAGCTGCAGTAGCAGTGGGGCTAACCCTAAAAGCTTAAGCGAGATGGTGCGAGTGAAGTCATTCAACTACAAAAGCATGACTCTTGCTTATGGCCCCAGCTATGATGCGTTTGTTATCATAAGATACAATGCAGAAAAGAAGGCCTTCACTTTAAGCtttg GtatgagtggggagggagtgtgggctACAAACCCTCACACAGTCATGCAGGACCAGTTGCAGGACCTAGTCAACCACCGAGGCCACATGGGACTAGTGGACTTGGCCACAACATTGCATCATACATATCAGCCTCTCTTAGCAATATCCAAACTTTCACCAACACTTCATCTTGGAGTTATTGACAAG AGACAGCAACCTATCAAGAACCTGACAGTTCTACCACAGTCACCAACACGTGTCAGTATTGTGTATCGCAACATTTACTGTTTAAATGTTGACATGCTTCCTAATGGGCTTGTTGCAATAAGAGATGGAGCATTCAGCAGCTTTGAAACTTCAAAATTGATAGAAGAATTTATCCCAGTTCAAGGACTGAAG GCATTCCTCAGCAAATATGTAGATGAAACTGCTATCAACAGAAGAAGATCACAGTCAGAAGATGATAATCCTCCAACACCAATACCCTTGGATGACAACCCTTGGCCCACACCAAAGGCTGCTTCTCCTGCTCGTCATGGCCCCATGACTCCACCCATCTCTTCCAACCCACACACGCCAGCCAGCCCTCACCCAGTGGGCATGACCCAG aCAAGTGGACATGGAGGCTTTGTGTCAAGTCCTGCAACAAGTggcttctctcttgcttctccaccttctctaccAGGGATGAATCCTTCTCCTGCAATGTTGCCTCATCAGTCACCCAGTTCAGGATTCTTAGGGGCAAATTCTCCCTCTGCACCTCAGTACAATGTTGCATCACCTGTTGGGTTCCTTGCACCTTCTCCATTGGGTCCTCACTCTGTACCTATGCATTCTCCAGCTTCTGCACTCATGCAGGGCCCAG CTGGAGGTGCATCCTATACCTCACGTGTGTTGCCGAACAAGCCATATGCTGCTGCAGTACCTACTGTTCTTACCCATGATGCATTTCACACTCTCTGCTCCCCTGTTCAG GTGGATGAAGGAAGTGATACCAGCTTACAGTGTGTAGTGGAACAGTTCCTTGGCCTGACTTACATAAAAAGGCACTTCCAGCAACTATGCAAAAGTTGTGAAGTg ATAAAACCAGTTGGAGGCTTTGAACCTGGGAGTATACAGTGCAAGATTGAGACTCTGTGTTGTCAATTGCTGGTGCACAGCACTCCATCATACAGCCTTAGTCTTAAACTACAGCCAGTACCTGAACATGTAGATCAGTGGACCACAGAGGAGTTGCAG GTTCTTGAAAAGTTCTTCAGTGTCAAAGTTCCAATACCCCCATATAGACTGTATGCGGTACACTCCTTCTACAGCATCCTAAGGTTCCCCGTTCGTGTCCTTAAGGACTGTATCCGCATAATGCAGCTTGAACTG ATGCCAacaccacagcagcagcagcaaatgaAGTGTAGTGTTCACTGGTGTCTGACCAACCCACCAATTGGCCCACAGATTGCTCCTCCCGGGCACTATATAGTTGTAGTGTCTCGCAGCAAGATTCTGTTTTTC CTTCAACTCACAAGAACCAACCTCCAGCTTCCGCCTGATACTGAACCACCCAACTTAATGCTGCCTTTGGTCTatgacagtaacagtaacaagacACAAATAGCAGAGCGACGTGACCAAGGCAACGTCACTTTCCAGATCGTCAATGAAATAATGAGTCGTGCAGCTGTTCAACCAAATGAAATATCCTTATTCCCATGTGTTCGGGAATTGTTATGTAATTTAACATTAGGTCCAGATGGCAATGCTGTGGCTGCACCACCAACATCAGTAGGCCAGGGCACACCCACATCATCAGGAGGTACTGTTCCTCCATCCCTAGCTTCACCTCATCTAACCTCTCCCCACATGGGATCCCCTCTAACTCCTGGTTCTTCTGCTGCTACTCCTGGAGTGCAAGTGTCCATGACCCCCACCATGTCTCAGGGAATGATTTCAACATCAGGCACTGTCACAACCAATGTTTCTAGCCTCAGTACCCCTGGCATGGTGTCTAGCCTGTCATCAGGAAGTCACTTCACAGGGCCTAAACAAGGCACAACAGCTGGCCACATGCAACAGACAATGACAACCATGGGTCCTCTTGGGCCACAAGGCATGCAACCAATGCAGAGTGCCATGACCATGACAGGAATGCAACCAGGTCATATGCAGCAGCCAATGACCTCCATGGCAGGTGGAATGATGCAGCCTGGGGCACATGGGATGCAAGGAGGGCCTGGTGGAGTGCAGTCAATGGCAGGCGGTCCAGGCGGCATACAAGGGATGTCAGCCATGCAGGGAGGGCCAGGAGGAATGCAGGGAGGTCCAGGAGGAATGCAGGTTGGACCTGCAGGAATGCAGGGAGGCCCTGGAGGCATGCAAGGAGGACCAGGCAGCATGCAAGGAGGGCCAGGAGGCATGCAGGGAGGGCCAGGTGGCATGCAGGGTGGGTTTGGCAGTGGCATGATGGGTCAGTTTAACCGGTAG
- the MED14 gene encoding mediator of RNA polymerase II transcription subunit 14 isoform X1, with protein sequence MAPTPTPAPLESGSGGGPMETVGSMGGQMGTISLGVLIQYINQRTYSDLLNLAEILPRKSDLEKKIDIVQYAQRTRQLYVRLLALVKWAASASKVDKCCHIMALLEKQNNLFTYTADKLYHMTKENLVCARLPHFHIPAAVETLTTGSYDRLPLTIRQRILPPEPITALERKQTLTRLEQIIQHRLVTTELPPQMRTSRIENGRVKFTVEHEFEVSLTLMGDSITEPWRLLEIEILVEDKETGDGKALVHRRQVLFIHHLIQSRLQDNPKPLHETYMVLHSFCQALQLEVLFVQTQKLLEDRLDFHIRIEEYLQGRSLTLTYWRELTQRDPSAQLGYRLTVQVDPTEPSKPLMVLHTPSLGSKESEIAERAIRSDHLSIERLLVHTIYLRTKIRLSELKQEMDSKLGNDAEKCQLSGSPAVLHVPILQPNLRSEQLLITVDTHTGVLLPHIPQYDNCHIISDLQSALNHDKSKVDDLISELRYWLMVRRTEKTLQHLPATAHERLPLMYFATHPLNSLGKHKVFITFHKHPGYVVIVEFCEKEGSPCEIEQSLYFMVVKQASIEDNPNDDTVQTALPKSYMRAYDLVKLDSFVCTHGPSTKVDVIEPGERALGGKRKLQQRAEPASKRVKVPAYFLPDVAQCVAMSDMKLPLTHLSLKLRERSVFNTGEQVEEGGMGVLLRLIDLPSVEGLSSDTVIALRKNLLSSSIRIQVPQFKGSRVFGMEYLFTNCPVTSQHSREQGPRRAAYFTYEVTENVNSTVDAILADWTVISQLYQLVLTFAAHLSASRAGVESAGSSSSCSSSGANPKSLSEMVRVKSFNYKSMTLAYGPSYDAFVIIRYNAEKKAFTLSFGMSGEGVWATNPHTVMQDQLQDLVNHRGHMGLVDLATTLHHTYQPLLAISKLSPTLHLGVIDKRQQPIKNLTVLPQSPTRVSIVYRNIYCLNVDMLPNGLVAIRDGAFSSFETSKLIEEFIPVQGLKAFLSKYVDETAINRRRSQSEDDNPPTPIPLDDNPWPTPKAASPARHGPMTPPISSNPHTPASPHPVGMTQTSGHGGFVSSPATSGFSLASPPSLPGMNPSPAMLPHQSPSSGFLGANSPSAPQYNVASPVGFLAPSPLGPHSVPMHSPASALMQGPAGGASYTSRVLPNKPYAAAVPTVLTHDAFHTLCSPVQVDEGSDTSLQCVVEQFLGLTYIKRHFQQLCKSCEVIKPVGGFEPGSIQCKIETLCCQLLVHSTPSYSLSLKLQPVPEHVDQWTTEELQVLEKFFSVKVPIPPYRLYAVHSFYSILRFPVRVLKDCIRIMQLELMPTPQQQQQMKCSVHWCLTNPPIGPQIAPPGHYIVVVSRSKILFFLQLTRTNLQLPPDTEPPNLMLPLVYDSNSNKTQIAERRDQGNVTFQIVNEIMSRAAVQPNEISLFPCVRELLCNLTLGPDGNAVAAPPTSVGQGTPTSSGGTVPPSLASPHLTSPHMGSPLTPGSSAATPGVQVSMTPTMSQGMISTSGTVTTNVSSLSTPGMVSSLSSGSHFTGPKQGTTAGHMQQTMTTMGPLGPQGMQPMQSAMTMTGMQPGHMQQPMTSMAGGMMQPGAHGMQGGPGGVQSMAGGPGGIQGMSAMQGGPGGMQGGPGGMQVGPAGMQGGPGGMQGGPGSMQGGPGGMQGGPGGMQGGFGSGMMGQFNR encoded by the exons ATGGCGCCAACACCAACTCCAGCCCCTCtggagagtgggagtggaggtggcCCCATGGAGACTGTGGGGTCAATGGGGGGCCAGATGGGAACCATATCCTTAGGGGTTCTCATTCAGTATATTAACCAGAGAACCTATTCAGATCTGCTCAATTTAGCAGAAAT tttgccTAGGAAAAGTGATTTAGAAAAGAAGATAGACATAGTTCAATATGCCCAACGGACTAGACAGCTTTATGTTCGTCTCTTGGCCTTGGTCAAATGGGCAGCCAGTGCTTCAAAAGTGGATAAATGCTGT CATATTATGGCACTGTTGGAAAAGCAAAATAATCTCTTTACCTACACAGCTGATAAGCTGTACCACATGACCAAAGAAAACTTAGTATGTGCTCGTCTTCCTCACTTTCACATCCCAGCTGCTGTAGAAACACTCACTACTG GTTCATATGACAGGTTACCATTAACCATACGGCAGCGTATCCTTCCACCAGAGCCAATCACCGCATTGGAACGCAAACAAACACTAACTCGGTTGGAACAGATCATTCAGCATCGTTTGGTTACAACTGAGCTTCCACCACAAATGAGGACAAGCAGA ATTGAAAATGGTCGTGTAAAGTTCACCGTGGAGCATGAGTTTGAAGTTAGTCTCACTCTCATGGGAGATAGCATAACTGAGCCTTGGAGGCTTCTGGAAATTGAAATTCTGGTTGAAGACAAGGAAACTGGGGATGGCAAAGCTCTTGTTCATCGAAGACAG GTACTATTTATTCATCACCTCATTCAGTCAAGATTACAGGACAACCCAAAACCTTTACATGAGACCTACATGGTTCTACACTCTTTCTGTCAGGCATTGCAACTGGAGGTCCTTTTTGTGCAAACACAGAAG CTCTTGGAGGACAGACTGGACTTCCACATTCGTATTGAGGAATACTTACAAGGAAGGTCCCTCACCTTGACCTACTGGAGAGAGTTGACACAGCGTGATCCCTCAGCTCAGTTAGGATACAGACTCACTGTACAGGTTGATCCTACAGAGCCCTCAAAGCCACTAATGGTGTTGCATACACCATCCTTAGGATCTAAG GAATCGGAGATTGCTGAACGTGCTATCCGTAGTGACCACTTGTCAATTGAGAGATTATTAGTTCATACAATTTATCTAAGGACAAAGATTCGGCTTTCtgaactgaagcaagaaatggatTCTAAGCTAGGAAATGATGCTgaaaaat GTCAGCTTAGTGGATCTCCAGCAGTGCTTCATGTGCCCATCCTCCAACCAAATCTAAGATCTGAACAGCTGTTAATCACTGTGGACACTCACACAGGGGTGCTTTTACCTCACATCCCACAGTATGACAACTGCCACATAATTTCAGACTTGCAAAGTGCTCTGAACCATGACAAATCAAAAGTGGATGATTTGATCTCAGAACTCAG ATACTGGCTCATGGTACGTCGCACAGAAAAAACCCTGCAGCATCTTCCGGCAACAGCCCATGAACGTCTGCCTCTCATGTATTTTGCCACACATCCACTAAATTCCCTTGGCAAGCACAAGGTCTTTATTACATTCCACAAACATCCTGGATATGTTGTG ATTGTAGAGTTctgtgagaaagaaggaagtccATGTGAAATAGAGCAAAGCCTCTATTTTATGGTAGTCAAACAAGCAAGTATTGAGGACAACCCAAATGATGACACAGTGCAAACAGCACTGCCCAAGTCTTACATGCGGGCATATGACCTTGTGAAACTGGATTCTTTTGTGTGCACACATGGACCTTCTACCAAAGTTGATG TTATAGAGCCAGGAGAAAGAGCCTTGGGAGGTAAGAGAAAACTACAGCAGCGAGCAGAGCCAGCTAGCAAGAGAGTCAAGGTGCCAGCCTACTTCTTGCCAGATGTAGCCCAATGTGTTGCTATGAGTGATATGAAACTACCTCTTACACACTTATCACTCAAG CTTCGTGAAAGGAGTGTGTTCAACACTGGAGAACAAGTAGAGGAAGGCGGTATGGGAGTGCTTCTACGATTGATTGATCTGCCATCAGTTGAAGGCTTATCTTCTGACACTGTGATAGCTTTAAGAAAaaaccttctctcttcttccatcagaATTCAAGTTCCG CAATTCAAAGGTTCTCGGGTCTTTGGAATGGAGTACCTGTTTACAAACTGCCCTGTGACAAGCCAGCACTCTCGTGAGCAAGGACCACGTCGTGCAGCATACTTTACCTATGAAGTAACAGAAAATGTGAACAGTACAGTAGATGCCATATTGGCGGATTGGACTGTTATCTCACAGCTGTATCAGCTGGTTCTCACATTTGCAGCTCATCTGTCAGCTTCCAGAG CTGGTGTTGAATCAGCTGGAAGTAGCAGTAGCTGCAGTAGCAGTGGGGCTAACCCTAAAAGCTTAAGCGAGATGGTGCGAGTGAAGTCATTCAACTACAAAAGCATGACTCTTGCTTATGGCCCCAGCTATGATGCGTTTGTTATCATAAGATACAATGCAGAAAAGAAGGCCTTCACTTTAAGCtttg GtatgagtggggagggagtgtgggctACAAACCCTCACACAGTCATGCAGGACCAGTTGCAGGACCTAGTCAACCACCGAGGCCACATGGGACTAGTGGACTTGGCCACAACATTGCATCATACATATCAGCCTCTCTTAGCAATATCCAAACTTTCACCAACACTTCATCTTGGAGTTATTGACAAG AGACAGCAACCTATCAAGAACCTGACAGTTCTACCACAGTCACCAACACGTGTCAGTATTGTGTATCGCAACATTTACTGTTTAAATGTTGACATGCTTCCTAATGGGCTTGTTGCAATAAGAGATGGAGCATTCAGCAGCTTTGAAACTTCAAAATTGATAGAAGAATTTATCCCAGTTCAAGGACTGAAG GCATTCCTCAGCAAATATGTAGATGAAACTGCTATCAACAGAAGAAGATCACAGTCAGAAGATGATAATCCTCCAACACCAATACCCTTGGATGACAACCCTTGGCCCACACCAAAGGCTGCTTCTCCTGCTCGTCATGGCCCCATGACTCCACCCATCTCTTCCAACCCACACACGCCAGCCAGCCCTCACCCAGTGGGCATGACCCAG aCAAGTGGACATGGAGGCTTTGTGTCAAGTCCTGCAACAAGTggcttctctcttgcttctccaccttctctaccAGGGATGAATCCTTCTCCTGCAATGTTGCCTCATCAGTCACCCAGTTCAGGATTCTTAGGGGCAAATTCTCCCTCTGCACCTCAGTACAATGTTGCATCACCTGTTGGGTTCCTTGCACCTTCTCCATTGGGTCCTCACTCTGTACCTATGCATTCTCCAGCTTCTGCACTCATGCAGGGCCCAG CTGGAGGTGCATCCTATACCTCACGTGTGTTGCCGAACAAGCCATATGCTGCTGCAGTACCTACTGTTCTTACCCATGATGCATTTCACACTCTCTGCTCCCCTGTTCAG GTGGATGAAGGAAGTGATACCAGCTTACAGTGTGTAGTGGAACAGTTCCTTGGCCTGACTTACATAAAAAGGCACTTCCAGCAACTATGCAAAAGTTGTGAAGTg ATAAAACCAGTTGGAGGCTTTGAACCTGGGAGTATACAGTGCAAGATTGAGACTCTGTGTTGTCAATTGCTGGTGCACAGCACTCCATCATACAGCCTTAGTCTTAAACTACAGCCAGTACCTGAACATGTAGATCAGTGGACCACAGAGGAGTTGCAG GTTCTTGAAAAGTTCTTCAGTGTCAAAGTTCCAATACCCCCATATAGACTGTATGCGGTACACTCCTTCTACAGCATCCTAAGGTTCCCCGTTCGTGTCCTTAAGGACTGTATCCGCATAATGCAGCTTGAACTG ATGCCAacaccacagcagcagcagcaaatgaAGTGTAGTGTTCACTGGTGTCTGACCAACCCACCAATTGGCCCACAGATTGCTCCTCCCGGGCACTATATAGTTGTAGTGTCTCGCAGCAAGATTCTGTTTTTC CTTCAACTCACAAGAACCAACCTCCAGCTTCCGCCTGATACTGAACCACCCAACTTAATGCTGCCTTTGGTCTatgacagtaacagtaacaagacACAAATAGCAGAGCGACGTGACCAAGGCAACGTCACTTTCCAGATCGTCAATGAAATAATGAGTCGTGCAGCTGTTCAACCAAATGAAATATCCTTATTCCCATGTGTTCGGGAATTGTTATGTAATTTAACATTAGGTCCAGATGGCAATGCTGTGGCTGCACCACCAACATCAGTAGGCCAGGGCACACCCACATCATCAGGAGGTACTGTTCCTCCATCCCTAGCTTCACCTCATCTAACCTCTCCCCACATGGGATCCCCTCTAACTCCTGGTTCTTCTGCTGCTACTCCTGGAGTGCAAGTGTCCATGACCCCCACCATGTCTCAGGGAATGATTTCAACATCAGGCACTGTCACAACCAATGTTTCTAGCCTCAGTACCCCTGGCATGGTGTCTAGCCTGTCATCAGGAAGTCACTTCACAGGGCCTAAACAAGGCACAACAGCTGGCCACATGCAACAGACAATGACAACCATGGGTCCTCTTGGGCCACAAGGCATGCAACCAATGCAGAGTGCCATGACCATGACAGGAATGCAACCAGGTCATATGCAGCAGCCAATGACCTCCATGGCAGGTGGAATGATGCAGCCTGGGGCACATGGGATGCAAGGAGGGCCTGGTGGAGTGCAGTCAATGGCAGGCGGTCCAGGCGGCATACAAGGGATGTCAGCCATGCAGGGAGGGCCAGGAGGAATGCAGGGAGGTCCAGGAGGAATGCAGGTTGGACCTGCAGGAATGCAGGGAGGCCCTGGAGGCATGCAAGGAGGACCAGGCAGCATGCAAGGAGGGCCAGGAGGCATGCAGGGAGGGCCAGGTGGCATGCAGGGTGGGTTTGGCAGTGGCATGATGGGTCAGTTTAACCGGTAG